One Pyxicephalus adspersus chromosome 3, UCB_Pads_2.0, whole genome shotgun sequence genomic window carries:
- the UBE2C gene encoding ubiquitin-conjugating enzyme E2 C, with amino-acid sequence MASQNVDPAAATSAGPRKGLESGAQAARGSVGKRLQQELMTLMMSGDKGISAFPESDNLFKWIGTIDGAAGTVYETLRYKLSLEFPSGYPYNAPTVKFVTPCFHPNVDNHGNICLDILKDKWSALYEVRTILLSVQSLLGEPNNESPLNVHAAELWQNQTAYKKHLHEQYKKQTQGKDI; translated from the exons ATGGCCTCTCAGAACGTAGACCCGGCCGCCGCCACCTCAGCCGGCCCTAGGAAGGGACTGGAGTCCGGGGCTCAGGCTGCTCGAGGTTCTGTGGGCAAGAG gtTACAACAGGAACTGATGACCTTAATG ATGTCTGGAGATAAAGGAATCTCTGCTTTCCCAGAGTCAGACAACTTGTTCAAATGGATTGGCACAATTGATGGAGCAGCGGGAACA GTGTATGAGACTTTAAGATACAAGCTGTCTCTGGAGTTCCCAAGTGGCTACCCCTACAATGCACCTACTGTGAAGTTCGTTACACCATGCTTCCACCCCAATGTAGACAATCATGGAAACATCTGCCTGGACATTCTAAAAGATAAATGGTCCGCTCTTTATGAGGTCCGAACcatattgctgtctgtgcagagccttctgggag AACCAAACAATGAAAGTCCTCTAAATGTACATGCCGCAGAGCTCTGGCAGAATCAAACAG CATACAAGAAGCATTTACACGAGCAGTACAAGAAGCAGACCCAAGGAAAAGACATCTGA